TTCTTCCTGGACCGCAGCATCGACCCCATCTCCCTCATCGTGTACGTGTGCTACTTGCCCGTGCTGGCACTGCTGGTGACCCGTCCCAAGACGCTGCGCCAGCTGCGCTTCTACGGCACCAGACGCCGTGCGGCCTGCATCACCGTGCTGGGGATGAACGACACCCTCGGCACCCTGTGCGTCTTCTATGCCTACCGCATTGGCCGGAACGCCGCACAGATCGACCCGCTGCTGGGGATGACGACCATCCTGTCGGTCGTCCTGGCGATCGTGCTCCTGCGGGAGCGGCGGCACCTGCGCGGGAAGCTGCTTGGCGCCCTCGTCACGGTAGCCGGCGCCTTGCTTGTCCTGTAGTGCCGGTCCTCAGGTCGAGGACGTGACGACTCGCCCCACAACCGGGTCAATGGCCAGAGTGCGCCGCGGCCGTCGCGGCGACGTTTGCCGCCGACGGCCGGGACTGCGCGCCGCGCATCAGCCTGCCCGGCAGCTCGCCGGTGGACTCGCCGTTCTCGAACGTCACCGCGCCCGATTTGATCGTGCAGCGGTAGCCGTCGGCCTTCTGCAAAAGCCGCCGGCCGCCCGCCGGCAGGTCGTGCGCGATCGTGGGCGGATGCAGTTGCAGGCGGTCGAAGTCGATCACGTTCAGGTCCGCACGGTAGCCGGGCGCGATGACACCGCGGTCGTGCCAACCGACGTGGCGCGCGGTGTCAGCGCTTTGGCCCTTGACCATGAACTCCAGCGGCAGCCCCTCACCACGCTTCCGGTCGCGGCACCAGAGGGTGAGGTTGGAGGTGGGGAAGCTCGCATCGCAGATCGTGCCGACGTGGGCGCCGCCGTCGGAGAGGCCGAAGAGCGTGCGCTCGGAAAGCACCATCTCCCGTGCGTCGTCGAGGTTGAAGTGCGCGTAGTTGGAGTTCGTGTAGTAGAGCAGGGCGCGGCCCTCGTCCTCCAGCATCAGGTCGTAGACCAGGTCCGCCGGCGCCCGCCCGAACTGCGCGGCCCGCGCGGCGATGCTGTCTGAGGGCTCCGGCTCGTAGTTCGGCGGATCGTTCAGCGGGAAGAGGCGCGTGAGGTCGAGGTCCCGCAGGCGCATGCCCGAGCGCGCCTTGCCGCCCTTCTCCGCGTATTCCGCCAGGATCTGCCGGCGCAGGTTTGGCTCGCGCATGCGAGTCACCCGTTCAGCCAGCGGCATTTCGGCAATCGCCTCGTAGCTCGGCATCAGCATGAACGGGTTGAGGCTGGCCTGCAGGCCGATCAGCAGGCCCACCGGCCGGGCGCAGACCTGCGCCTTCAGATCGACGCCTTCGGCCGCGGCCTGCTCGATCCGCGCCAGGATCGTGCGCCACTTCTCCGGGTGTTCGTTGCGCTGCAGCAGCGTCAGCGAGAGCGGCCGCCCGCACTCGGCGGCGAGCCGGCGGATCAGGCCGAATTCGTAGTCCAGGTCTGCGAAGTCCGAGATACACTGGAAGACGCCGCGCCCCGTCTGTTTCAGCGCCTGGCCGATGCCGAGCAGCTCCTCGGTGGAGGCGGTGAGGCTGCCGATCCTGGCGCCGGTGCGGCTGCGGTGGTTGACCGTGCGCGAGGTGGCGAAGCCCAGGGCGCCGGCCAGCAGCGCCTCGGCGGTGAGGGCCGCCATGCGCCGGATCTCGTCCTCGGTCGGGTCGATCTCGTGGTCGCCGCCGCGCTCGCCCATCACGTACGCGCGCAGGGCGGCGTGCGGCACCTGCACGCCCAGGTCGATCGTGTGCGGCCGGCGGTCGAGCGCATCCAAATACTCGGGCAGCGATTCCCAGTCCCAGGTTAGCCCCTCGGCCAGCGCGGCGCCGGGGATGTCCTCCACTCCCTCCATCAGCGAGATCAGGAAATCGTGCTTATCAGGCGCGGCGGGCGCGAAGCCCACGCCGCAGTTGCCCATCACGATCGAGGTGACGCCGTGCCACGATGAGGGCGCGATCTCGGAGTCCCAGGTCGCCTGGCCGTCGTAGTGGGTGTGGATGTCGACGAAGCCGGGCGTGACGAGCAACCCCGCGGCGTCGATCTCACGCCGGCCGCGCTCGCTCAGGCGGCCGACATCTGTGATCGTCGCGCCGTCCACGGCCACATCGCCGCCGAAGCGCGGCCTGCCGGTGCCGTCGACGATGGTGCCGTTGCGGATGACCAGGTCGTGCATGTCGCCCTCCCTGCAGCGTCAAACGCCGTCGCGCTGTCTGCGCCTGCGCAGCAGTATAGCGCCTCCGGCACGCGGATTGGCGGTCAGAACGCGAGCGCGGGAGGCGCCAAGTCGCGCCTCCCGCCCGCCAGTCGACGCCGGTCTGACAGCCGCGATACGGGCAGTTCCGCCGCTTACCCGGCCCGGCCGTGCCGCAGCAGCTTGCCGGGCGTGGCGCCGGTGCTGCGGCCGTCTTCGAACGTGACTTCGCCGTTGACCATGATCCAGCGGTAGCCCGCCGCCCGCTGCACGCGCCGCCATTCGCCGGCCGGGAAGTCGTGCGTGACCTCGCCCACCCACTCGGGCAGGCACTTCAACTGCGCCAGGTCGTAGACGACGAGATCCGCCGGGGCGCCCTCGCGCAGGAAGCCGCGGTCCTTGAAGCCCGCCGCGTGCGCCGGCAGGTAGCTGAGGCGATAGTGCGCCTCCTCGAGACTCAGCAGATTTGTGTCGCGCGCCATCCAGGTGAGGAAGTCGGTGGTGTAGGAACCGCCGGTGAAGAACTTGGTATGCGCCCCGCCGTCGGAGACCCCGGGGATCACGTACGGCGACTGCACCATCTCCGCCGTCCACTCGGGGTTGTTGCCGCGGTCCGGCGTTACGAACTCGACCTTGAGATCGGCGGCGAGCGAGAGGTCGAGCATGGCGTCGACCGGGTCCTTCTCCTGCGCCTTCGCGATGTCGCCGACGCTCAGGCCAACGTACTGCTCCAGCTCTGGGCGCTGGTCCACCCACTGCACGATCAACTCTTCAACCGGGCCGCCGATCGCCTGGGTCTGGCGCAGCTTCTCCGCCGCCTCCGCATGCTCGCGCTTGATCGCCTCGCGGATCTCCGGGTCGGCCATCTTGCGCATCTTCTCTTCGACCGTGCCCGTCGTCGCCGTGTTCCACGCCGGGCTGGAGTCGTACAGGTTCCAGTTCTCGAGCGTGAAGGCAAAGCCGGTGCGCGCCGTGAAGCCCTGGCCGATCAGGCGGTTGCCGCGCTCGTTCGCCTCCTG
The window above is part of the Dehalococcoidia bacterium genome. Proteins encoded here:
- a CDS encoding amidohydrolase family protein; its protein translation is MHDLVIRNGTIVDGTGRPRFGGDVAVDGATITDVGRLSERGRREIDAAGLLVTPGFVDIHTHYDGQATWDSEIAPSSWHGVTSIVMGNCGVGFAPAAPDKHDFLISLMEGVEDIPGAALAEGLTWDWESLPEYLDALDRRPHTIDLGVQVPHAALRAYVMGERGGDHEIDPTEDEIRRMAALTAEALLAGALGFATSRTVNHRSRTGARIGSLTASTEELLGIGQALKQTGRGVFQCISDFADLDYEFGLIRRLAAECGRPLSLTLLQRNEHPEKWRTILARIEQAAAEGVDLKAQVCARPVGLLIGLQASLNPFMLMPSYEAIAEMPLAERVTRMREPNLRRQILAEYAEKGGKARSGMRLRDLDLTRLFPLNDPPNYEPEPSDSIAARAAQFGRAPADLVYDLMLEDEGRALLYYTNSNYAHFNLDDAREMVLSERTLFGLSDGGAHVGTICDASFPTSNLTLWCRDRKRGEGLPLEFMVKGQSADTARHVGWHDRGVIAPGYRADLNVIDFDRLQLHPPTIAHDLPAGGRRLLQKADGYRCTIKSGAVTFENGESTGELPGRLMRGAQSRPSAANVAATAAAHSGH